A stretch of Myroides oncorhynchi DNA encodes these proteins:
- a CDS encoding serine hydrolase domain-containing protein, with protein sequence MINKKIIAVTLLAALVFNACQQKENRDLATNIPLIKEHNVPVENPYRVEFPIVSTEYILEKAHVIENFYNDNINKSGYTGSFLVAKNGQIIYENYSGVSDRRGNDSINSETPMHVASVGKVVTAVAVLRLVDAGLISLDQSVSEIIKGFPYPEITVRTLLSHRSGLRYYGYYKNIWDIKKTVTNEDVINTINDKKVTLDFKPNSKFTYSNTNYVLLASIVERVTNKTFKQALRELIFEPLDMAHSFVFDDVSLKNQVTQSFYKNSSLQRWDYLDGTYGDKNIYTTPRDFLKLDTALYSDNFLSADLKQEMYKGYSYESKGKRNYGLGMRLIEMDNGDNYTYHNGWWRGNTSSYIRLAKDNVCIILFSNKYSSLTYKTVSLAHHFGDYPVGDMEL encoded by the coding sequence AAGAGAACAGAGATTTAGCTACTAATATTCCTTTAATAAAAGAACATAATGTACCAGTTGAAAACCCATATAGAGTTGAGTTTCCAATTGTATCAACAGAGTATATTTTAGAAAAGGCTCATGTAATTGAGAATTTTTATAATGATAATATCAATAAAAGTGGATATACAGGAAGTTTCTTAGTGGCTAAGAATGGCCAGATTATCTATGAAAACTATTCAGGAGTATCTGATAGACGTGGTAATGATTCTATTAATAGTGAGACACCTATGCATGTGGCATCAGTAGGAAAGGTGGTTACAGCCGTAGCTGTCTTAAGGTTAGTAGACGCAGGGCTAATTAGTCTAGATCAGAGTGTTTCTGAGATTATAAAAGGGTTTCCTTATCCTGAGATTACAGTTAGAACATTGCTAAGTCATCGCAGTGGACTAAGATATTATGGCTATTATAAAAATATATGGGACATAAAGAAAACAGTGACTAATGAAGATGTAATAAATACTATTAACGATAAGAAAGTAACCTTAGATTTTAAACCTAATTCTAAGTTTACATATAGTAATACTAACTATGTATTATTAGCTTCTATCGTAGAGAGAGTGACCAATAAGACCTTTAAGCAAGCCTTGAGAGAGTTGATATTCGAACCTTTAGATATGGCACATAGTTTTGTATTTGATGATGTATCATTAAAAAATCAAGTAACTCAGTCATTTTATAAAAATAGCTCTTTACAACGATGGGATTACTTAGATGGAACCTATGGAGATAAGAATATATACACTACTCCTAGAGACTTTCTAAAACTAGATACAGCTTTATACTCTGATAACTTTCTTAGTGCAGATCTTAAACAAGAGATGTATAAAGGCTATAGCTATGAAAGTAAAGGCAAAAGGAATTATGGCTTAGGAATGCGTCTAATCGAAATGGACAATGGGGATAACTATACCTATCACAATGGTTGGTGGAGAGGAAATACTTCTTCATATATACGATTGGCAAAGGATAATGTATGTATTATCTTATTTTCTAATAAGTATTCTAGCTTAACATATAAGACAGTCAGTTTAGCACACCATTTTGGTGACTATCCTGTAGGAGATATGGAACTCTAA
- a CDS encoding NAD(P)H-dependent flavin oxidoreductase — translation MKTVNDIFGIKYAICQAPMLGVATPEMVAAVSNAGAIGTLPLGGLPPSLSEELILKTMSLTDKPFIVNLFLNPIVEVVQEDIDTMQEEIAKLGKEIGYIHEEINEFKQKNYQDNLEIVKKLGLKYLAFTFGCFTDQEIKELHSEGIYLIGTATTLEEAVFLDSKGIDAILLQGIEAGGHRGSFLKDTLDDNLPLKELVDQVYPHINKPLFVAGGLYNGQVGKHYLDKGITMICYGSLFITADESNATEYQKELLDKGIPIETVLTKSFSGKFARGIVNKFAISIDNSNKKIPLFPIQNNLTQNLRNFAKQNFFHNFNSLWSGTHSHYAKRDSSLNIINKLIKEVYEL, via the coding sequence ATGAAAACAGTGAATGATATTTTTGGTATTAAATACGCTATTTGCCAAGCTCCAATGTTAGGAGTAGCAACACCTGAAATGGTGGCAGCAGTGAGCAATGCAGGCGCAATAGGAACCCTCCCTTTAGGTGGCTTACCTCCTAGCCTTAGCGAAGAATTAATCTTAAAGACGATGTCTTTAACTGATAAGCCATTTATCGTTAACCTGTTTCTTAATCCAATAGTGGAAGTCGTACAAGAGGACATAGACACAATGCAGGAAGAGATAGCTAAACTTGGAAAAGAGATTGGCTATATTCATGAAGAGATTAATGAGTTTAAACAAAAAAATTACCAAGACAATCTAGAGATCGTTAAAAAGTTAGGGCTAAAATATCTAGCCTTTACCTTTGGATGCTTTACAGATCAAGAAATAAAAGAATTACATTCAGAAGGTATTTATCTAATAGGGACAGCTACTACTTTAGAAGAAGCTGTCTTTTTAGATAGTAAAGGCATAGATGCGATATTATTACAAGGTATCGAAGCAGGAGGTCACAGAGGCTCTTTCTTAAAAGATACTCTTGATGATAACTTACCACTAAAAGAGTTAGTAGATCAAGTTTATCCTCATATAAATAAACCTCTTTTTGTAGCAGGTGGACTATATAATGGTCAGGTAGGAAAACACTATTTAGATAAAGGAATAACTATGATCTGTTATGGTTCTCTATTTATAACAGCTGATGAAAGTAATGCTACAGAATACCAAAAAGAGCTTTTAGACAAAGGAATTCCTATAGAAACAGTATTGACTAAATCTTTTTCAGGTAAATTTGCTAGAGGAATTGTTAATAAATTTGCAATATCAATAGATAATTCTAACAAAAAGATTCCTTTATTCCCTATTCAAAACAATTTAACACAAAATTTAAGAAATTTTGCAAAACAGAATTTTTTTCATAACTTTAATTCTCTTTGGAGTGGAACACATTCACACTATGCCAAAAGAGATTCGTCATTAAATATTATAAACAAATTGATTAAAGAAGTATATGAATTATAG
- a CDS encoding GNAT family N-acetyltransferase, giving the protein MNYSFQYRFLKNINLEELLQVFNKSFSDYVVPMKLTTEQLQDKIKAEGIDLTISVGAFCNKELVGFILHAKNNDYLYNAGTGVLPSFRGNNLTTKMYDYAIPLFKSFNMRKINLEVISSNETANKSYRKIGFKKWRSVNCIKGIINIKTSKFEEIEGLQISNLPYYEYLISFAEKDIIPTWQNSEFCVNNFETSLIIKKAIIGSTTVGYLIFNPKNNRILQIWVKENYRRKGIASYLVKELIGNERNFTITNIDGQNFGIHSFFKSVGGEPYLEQIEMEMYLY; this is encoded by the coding sequence ATGAATTATAGTTTTCAATATCGTTTTTTAAAAAATATAAATTTAGAAGAGCTTTTACAAGTATTTAATAAATCTTTCTCTGATTATGTTGTTCCTATGAAGTTAACAACTGAGCAACTGCAGGATAAGATTAAAGCAGAAGGTATTGATCTAACTATCTCAGTAGGTGCTTTCTGTAATAAAGAGCTAGTAGGTTTTATCCTACATGCTAAGAACAATGACTATTTGTATAATGCTGGTACGGGTGTATTACCTTCGTTTAGAGGGAATAATCTGACAACTAAAATGTATGACTACGCTATCCCTCTTTTTAAGAGTTTTAATATGCGTAAAATAAACTTAGAAGTTATTAGCTCTAACGAAACAGCAAACAAGTCGTATCGAAAGATAGGGTTTAAAAAATGGAGATCTGTCAACTGTATCAAAGGAATTATAAATATAAAAACTTCTAAATTTGAAGAGATAGAAGGTTTACAGATAAGTAATCTACCTTACTATGAGTACTTAATTTCTTTTGCTGAGAAGGATATCATTCCTACGTGGCAAAATAGTGAATTCTGTGTCAATAATTTCGAAACTTCGTTAATCATAAAAAAAGCAATTATAGGTTCGACTACTGTAGGATATCTTATTTTTAATCCTAAGAACAATAGAATCCTTCAAATCTGGGTAAAAGAGAATTATAGACGTAAAGGCATTGCCTCATATCTTGTTAAAGAATTAATAGGCAATGAAAGAAACTTTACAATAACTAATATAGATGGTCAAAACTTTGGTATTCACTCTTTTTTTAAATCTGTTGGTGGAGAACCATATCTAGAGCAAATAGAAATGGAAATGTATCTATACTAA